The following nucleotide sequence is from Methylotenera sp. G11.
ACTGTGAAGAAATCATAAATGCATCTACCACCATCCACACCAGCATCACAGCTGACGCACTCCAGGCGGCATAAACCAGAATATCCCAGAACTCCATAGTTGATCTCCTTTGCTTAAAAGCAATCTTATATTTTATTTATTATCGAATTTTTCTGCGATGACCTCACGGTATTGCTTATCAGACACTTTCAGCATGAAGATGAAATAGCCAGCAACAACGGCAATCGTTATCAGCAGCATTAAAGGGTCTATCGTGTAGTCAAAACGACTGTTGATTAAAGTGGCTGCTTTTTCCGGGTCGTAACCCAGTTTTACCCATTGGGCCTGCTGCACTGCATTTTGCCCTAATGATTCCCAGGTAGCTTTCACGGCGTGGGTTGCAGCTTCAGCCGCAGCTTCAGCCTTAGCCTCAGCCTTGAACAGCAGAGGAATCATCAAACTGGCATACACCAGAACCAACACTAGAATCGTGTCAAAGATCTGACCAAACATGCTCTGTTTAGGTGGGGTATAGTTTCTTTTCATAATGTTGTCCTAGTGTTGTTTTTTGGCAGCCCGGTTAAGATCCAGGTGCTTGATATCCAGGCTGTAGATAAATTCCTTATCTTCTTTAAAGTGCCTGGTCATTGCAAAAACTGAAGCTGAGTTAAACAACAGCAACATAGCACTAGCCACATAAAGCACTAGCCGGATGTTTGGCTCCTGAACGATACTCAGAATTGAGGCCAATACAAAAATCACCACTGCACACAACAATGCAACATCGAACCAAGCCATAAAACAGTCACGCAGGTACATCTCGTTCATTCTTTTATCTATATTATTTCTCATTACGCTGCTCCTATCCCTTGTAAAATGGTAAATCAGTGTATTAGTGAACTAGTCACCAGAATGGAAGACATAAAAAATAGCGGCAAGGAAATGCCGTATAAGCGGTTCTGACAGCCCCTTGTTTTGATAACAAGCAGTTTGGCTGTAAGCATTTTGAAAACTCAGGACTTGCGATCACAGCTTTAAGAAAGCTGCGTGCATATAACTTCTGCAAATAAAAATAGAGGGTATGCGCATTAAGTATGAATGTTCTTCTTACCTTATTCCGGTCGTTGGAAGTGAAACCCGTATTCAAGCAAAATGAACCATTCATTGCGCATACCCTCATAAAACCCAAAAAGATATTTGGGGGGGAAATACTTAAACTAATCTAGAATTTTGTAACTCCTGGAATCCAGCTAGTACCAGCTAATGGCACTTGTGCCATGGCTGAAGCCTCAATCGTCAGCGCTACCAAATCTTCAGGTTCAAGATTATGCAGGTGTGACTTACCGCAAGCACGTGCCACCACTTGGGCTTCCATCGTCATGACTGCAATGTAGTTCGCCAGGCGGTGACCTGCCTTGACTGGATCCACGCGCTTCATCAACTCAGGATCTTGCGTAGTGATACCGGCAGGGTCTTTACCTTCATGCCAGTCGTCGTACGCACCCGCTGTTGAGCCGAGTTTTTGGTACTCTTCTTCAAGATGCGGATCATTGTCACCAAGGGCGATCAACGCTGCTGTACCGATTGCAACCGCATCAGCACCCAATGCAATCGCTTTGGCCACATCGGCACCGTTGCGGATACCGCCGGAAACGATCAGCTGCACGCTGTCTTTACCATTACGGTAAACACCTAAATCCTGTAATGCTTTAACAGCAGGACGGATCGCAGACAGGATAGGCAGGCCCACGTGCTCGATGAACACTTCCTGTGTCGCCGCAGTACCGCCTTGCATACCGTCCAGCACCACTACGTCTGCACCGGCTTTCACTGCAAGCGCTACGTCAAAGTAAGGACGGGTCGCACCGATTTTTACGTAGATCGGTTTTTCCCAGTCAGTGATTTCACGGATTTCCGCGATCTTGATCTCCAGGTCATCAGGACCAGTCCAGTCAGGATGGCGGCAAGATGAACGCTGATCGATACCTTCTGGCAAACAACGCATTTTTGCTACGCGTTTAGTGATTTTCTGGCCCAGCAGCATACCGCCGCCGCCTGGTTTCGCACCTTGACCAACCACCAGCTCAATAGCATCGGCTTTGCGCAGGTCATCAGGGTTCATACCGTAGCGTGATGGCAGGTATTGATACACCAATGTCGTTGAATGACCACGCTCTTCCGGTGTCATACCACCGTCACCTGTCGTGGTGCTGGTGCCGGCTGCTGTCGCGCCGCGGCCTAATGACTCTTTAGCCGGGCCTGATAAGGAACCGAAGCTCATGCCGGCGATCGTCACCGGTGTTTTCAGGTGGATCGGTTTCTTGGCATGGCGTGTACCCAGGATCACATCGGTACCGCATTTTTCACGGTAGCCCTCTAACGGGTAGCGGCTGACTGATGCGCCGAGGAACAGCAGATCATCGAAGTGCGGCAACTTGCGTTTAGAGCCTGCACCGCGGATATCGTAAATACCCGTGGCAGCTGCACGTCTGATTTCTGAATTGGTGTACTCATCAAACGTAGCCGAGTAACGCGGTTTAGTTTGCGGCGTTTTATGTACTGTTTCTTTTGATTTATCGTCACTCATTTTAATAAGCTCCTGCGTTATCGACATGGAAGTGGTAAAGCGTACGTGCAGAACCATACTGTTTAAAGCTATCCGGGTTCACATCCGAGTGACCTGATTTAGCCAATAAGTCTGCCAGGATTTTTCTATCTTCTGGGCTAGTGGTTTTCTCTTCGCAATCCGCACCAAGGCTCTTGACCGTACCGCGAACAAAAATCTTGGCTTCGTAGATTGAGTCACCCAGGCCTTCACCTGCATCACCCAGGATCACCAGGTTGCCGGCTTGCGCCATGAAAGCTGAGAAACTGCCTACAGAGCCGCCTACAACAACGTCAGCGCCTTTCAGGGCGATCGCCGTGCGCAAGCCTGCATCGCCATCAATCACCAGCAGGCCGCCATTCGCGGTCGCTGCGGCTGCATTCGATGCAAAGCCTTTGACATGCACGACACCTGACATCATGTTTTCAGCGACGCCGCTACCGGCGCTGCCTTCGATGGTCACTTTAGCCAGCTGGTTCATACCGGCAGCATAGTAGCCTGCGTGGCCTTTAATCGTGACATGCACATCTGATTTAAGACCTACTGCGATGTTATGCGCGCCGTTAGGGTTCTCAATCACGACTGATTTACCGTCAAGCAGGCTTGCATCACCATGCAGGAACTGATTCACTTCGCGCAATGGCTTAGCATCTAAGTCAAATTTTAAAGTTTCCATACATACATCTCCTTAGGTGAAGGTTCGAATACCTTAGCGTTTTTAATATCTGGCAAGTGTGCCAATGAACGGAACTCTGAAGCGATAGCCACATAGTCATCATGTTCAGCGATAATTGCCGGTTTGCAACCGAATGGGTCGCGCACCAGAGCCAACTGGTTGCTGGTACCCATCAACAAGGTATAAAAGCCATCCAGTTCTTCGAAGCCGTGGTTCAGAGCTGTTTCCAGGTCATCACCTTCACGCATGCGCCATTGCAGGAAACGGCATGCTGCTTCAGTGTCGTTGTCAGTTTCAAACTCGATGCCTTCATACTGCAATTTACGACGCAGGCTGTTAGCGTTTGAAAGTGAGCCGTTATGTACCAGGCACCAGTCTTCGCCCGCTGTGAAAGGGTGCGCGTGAGCTGGCGTAATCGCTGACTCTGTTGCCATACGTGTATGGCCGACAAGGTGCGTACCTTTAAAGTTTTTAAAGTCGTAGCGCTCAGCAACCTGGGCTGGCGTACCAACGTCTTTATAGATATCCATCAACTGGCCTACTGACAGCAGGTGCAATTGTGGGTAATGTTCTTTCAACCAGATCTTGACTGTTTCCGGTTCCAGAGTCGTTGTTAAAACAGCGTGGTTAACTTTTGGCTCTACCTTGGCTTTAATGCTCAGGTGTTTTTCGAAATCATGACCCAGCTTAGTCCAGTTGAAATCAGCAGTACCTGAGTACAGGCTGAATTTTCTTTCATTCGCTGCAACCGATGGGCCAAACATCGCTAAACCTGCAGAGTCTGGTCCGCGCTCTGTCATGCCAATTAACATTGGCAGCATAAGCTCACCGATTGAGTCACGCATTTTTGGATTTCTAACCAATAATCCTACAATTCCACACATACTTTTCTCCTTACAAATAAAGTTAAACCAATCAATATAGTCAAACCCTGCTCTTCAATTAAATTAGAAGAAATCTACGTACCTGTTGATTTCCCAATCTGAAACATGACGTTGATACTCCATTGATTCTGCACGCTTGATCTTGATGAACTCTTCTGACAAAGAGTCACCCAGTGCATCTCTAATCACCTTATCGCTTTCAAGCTCGTTAATCGCTTCATTCAAGCTTTGCGGCAATATGCCGATGCCTTGTTCACGCATCTGCGTCGGTGTTAAATCGTATAAGTTGTTGGCATGGCCGCCACCTGGATGCAATTCACGCTTAACGCCATCAAGGCCGGCTGCAATCACTGCCGCAGTCGCCAGGTATGGGTTGCAGCTACCATCCGGCAGGCGCAGCTCAAGGCGGCCATATGGAATACGTACCATTGTTGAACGGTTGTTATTGCCATATGAGATATAAGCCGGTGCCCATGTTGAACCTGTCAGTGACTGGCTGACCACCAGGCGCTTATAGGAGTTAACGGTTGGGCAGGCCAGTGCCGTAATGGCAGGCGCATGTGTAAGAACACCGCCCATGAAGTGGTACGCCAGTTTTGACAAACCGTGGCCGGTTGGGTCGGAGTCATCATGGAACAGGCTCTTCTTGCCATCACCGATCGACATGTGCATATGCATGCCATTGCCTGGGCGGTTGCCGAAAGGTTTAGGCATGAATGAACAGATCATGCCCAGCTCATTGGCAATATGGCTGGCTGCCATCTTGAACATGAGATAATCATCTGCACTTTTCATGCAGTCAGCATAGGTGTAGTTGATCTCAAACTGACCGTTTGCATCTTCATGGTCGATCTGATAGATATCCAGGCCTGCTGCAATCAAGGTCTCTGTCAGGCGCTCCAGGAAGGCAGACTGCTTGGTCAAAGAATCCAGCCTTCTTTCGCCAGACGGTCTGTCTGCGCTTTAAGTACCACGCGTGAATCGTGACAGTAAGGCTTGCCCTCCACATGACCATCACAGATGATACGGGCATAACCAGGCTGCCATGGCATCAGCGTCAGGGTTGATAAATCACCTACTGCCATGTAATCCGGGCCATTAGGCGCAATGCCCATACCCCAGATCGCGCCGCCGGCAAAACCAGCGCCGTCTTTCAGAATGGAACCTATATGTTCAGCCGGTACCGACTTAACTTTAGCAACGCCATGAATATCAACAAACTGCGCCAATATATATTTGACATTGTTATCTTTTAAAAACTTCTTTGCTTCATCTAACGTTTTCATCTACTTCTCCCTGAAATGCAAGTATTCACATTTATGAAAAATATTTCTGAATCTCTAATAAGCCATATCCACTATTTACCGGCCTTGATTTTATAAGCACCAAGTATTCATTTTTGATATCTAGCAGACACCACTAAGTCTGATAACAAGCAAGTCCAACTGCCCCGCCACCTAATTCAACTGCAATCTCTAACATGACCTCCCACAGGTATGCCCCATAAGTTCCGTCACACCAAACCCTGTAAACCTGCTCGCCATTGATAGTCTGGCGAAGCACTGTAGCCGATATCCCTGCAAGCTGCGTCATGATCACTTCATCAGCGGACAGTGATTTCTCACGCAGATCCAATGAACATAATTCAGATAACAGATTGAGCACTTCACTTCCGCTCAGAATGAAAGCGGCATCTGCACGCGGCACCTTGTAAACATTAGGCACACGTGTCGTTTCTGCCGCCAGCTTTGCACAAGCGGCACCACCAAACTGATCCTCTACCAGGAACTCGCTGCCACCCAATCTCATCACCAGAGTGTTTTGATCACTCACAGCCCATGAGTTTGGGTTAGCAGGAATCGCGATTCCCCGTTCAGCCAGCCATTGCGATGCTTTCGCACCCTTTACCCCGTAACGTGACAGGCAGCTCACATCTGTCACGCCCAGTACTTTTTTCCTTGCCCGCTCGACTTCAGCACTCGCAAACTCCACTGCGGTGTTAACGCCATTCACTACATTCCATTTCGCGTTGCTTTTAAGTTGCGCATGCGCTACCGGGGAAGTCTGTAATATAGTTTTCATGCTCGATGCTTGCATCTCAAGATCCTTTTTTACTCTGGATATTATTCTGAAGAAACGGTGCCTCAACTACGGTAGCCTTGACCAGGGTGCCGCTATCCGTGCGGATTTCAAATGTTGATCCTGCTGATGTCCTGTCAGGCGACACATATGCAAACCCGATGCAGCGATCTATATATTTGCTGTAGGAAATACTGGTGACACGACCCAGGATGTCACGGCCATTCACGACCAGGTTACAGTCCATCGGCATTTCACCTTGATAGTTTTCGGCTAAAGCGAATGGCACCAGTTTTTTCCTTAATGGCCGTTTGGTGAGAATTTCCAGACTGCGTTGACCGATGAAATAAGGCTTGCTCATCTCTATCGCCCATTCCGCGCCAATCTCAAACGGATTCGTCAGGCCATCGGTATCAACACCAGGCATCGGGTGCCCCATTTCCAGACGCAATAAACGCTGCGTATCGCTGCCGAATGGACGCAGGCCATGATTCTGCCCGGCAGCCAGCAAGGCATTCCACACCTGTGGCACGTGCGCCATCGGCACATGCATTTCGTAACCAAGGTCTGAGACGAACGCAACACGGATCAGCCTTGCTTCAACGCCGGCGACCTGGCTCTCACGCACGCTGCTGATCGGGAACGCTTCATAAGAAAGATCAAGATCGGTCAGTGAAGACAGGATTTCGCGGGCGGCCGGGCCGGCAATATTGATGGCGCCATAGGCACCGGTCACATTGACCAGGCCGATATCCAGCTGCCACATCTGCTGTGAACGCTGCATTTCGCGATATACCGCTGCTGCATTTGAAGTACCGATAGACACATAGAACAGGTCATCCGCAAGGCGGCTGGCAATCCCGTCATCTGCCACCACACCGGCATCATCCAGCAGCATGACGTAACGACAACGGCCCACTTTCTGCGTTTTATAGCTGCCGGTAAAGAAACGCTCCAGGAACTCAGCTGCATCAGGACCATGCACTTCTATCTTGCCAAAGGAGCTGCCATCAATGATACCGGCTGCTTTACGCACCGCCATGGCTTCTACCTGGATCGCGTCCTCTTTGCTTTGGCCTTTTGCAGGGTAGTAAGCAGCACGCTTCCAGGCGCCAATATCTGTAAACACCGCGCCATTAGCCTGATGCCAGTCATGCAGTGAAGTCAGGCGATGTGAATGGAAACCGCGTCCACCCAGGTGGCCGATAGGTGTCGGGTGGTAAAAGGGCCTGGAGGTGGTGGTACCGATCTTCTCCACAGGCAGATCACGGATTCTGGCCAGGATGCGGATCGCATTCATATTGGAATGCTTGCCTTGGCTAGGACCCATGCCCACTGTAGTGAAACGCTTCATCAACTCGATATTGTCAAAGCCTTCTTTAGCGGCATTCACAAAATCCTTGATCTGGATATCTTCGTCGAAATCTACAAAGTTCTTGCCTTTTTCATGCGGCACCATCGGGTAAGGATGGCTTGGGCTAGCTGAATCAGCCAGGGCTGCATGTTTTTCAACTTTGACCGGTGCGGCTTCCAGACCCAGATAGCGCAAGGCTTCGCTGGCAGCACGTGCCCCATCCTTGATACGCTGTGCAAGATCAAACACACCGTTGACTTTACCTGCCGCAAAAATGCCATCCGGCAAGCGGTTGGGTACGAACTGCTGTATATCGTAGTCAAACTGCATGGCAGTGCCTGATTGATACAGCAAGGCTGCAGCCGGAGCCCAACCTGCACTCATGGCGATACCATCACACTCGACCGTAGCCTTGTTATTGGTTAATGCAACATTCGCAACATCGTCGTATTCACACAATACGGCACCGCGCACACCTGTTTTGCCTGATGCTGCCAGCGCCTCATAGACACAGTAGCCGGCATAGATCTTGATGCCGCGTTTTGACACAGCAATCGCTGCCGCACTGGTGTTGGCACCCTTGCGTAAATCAACGACTGCCACCACTTTAGTACCGGCTTCCAGCAAGTCCAGCGCAACGCGATAGCCGTAATCATTGGCTGTCACTACGAGGCCGTTATTGAACGGTTTAACACCATAACGGTAAATCAAGCGCTGTGCTGCCGAACCCAGCATCACTCCGGGCAAGTCGTTGTAGCGGAATACCGGTGGCTGCTCAAATGCCCCGCTGGCCACAATCACTGTTTTAGCGCGCACTTTATTGATGCCGCTTTCAGACACGATGGGAATCAGGTGGTCAGGGTAATAACCTGCTGCATAAGTCCCTGTGAGCAGCTTGATGTTGGGTTGGTCAACCACTTTACCGAGCAGCTCAGCCAGCTGTTTGCTGCCTGCTGAATCACCGCCGCGGTCATAAGTCAGGCTACCGCCTGCCTGGCGATTTTCGTCTACGATCGTGACTTCAAGGCCTGCCTGTGCTGCTTCATATGCAGCAGCCAGGCCAGCCGGGCCAGCACCGATAACCAGCAAGTCGCAATGTGAATGCTGCTTGCGTTTGAGTATGCGTGGGTAATTAAAGTTAACCACGCCCAGGCCAGCCGCATTACGTATTACTTTTTCCCAGAATGGGAAGAAGCGGCGTGGCGTATGAAAC
It contains:
- a CDS encoding FMN-binding glutamate synthase family protein, with product MSDDKSKETVHKTPQTKPRYSATFDEYTNSEIRRAAATGIYDIRGAGSKRKLPHFDDLLFLGASVSRYPLEGYREKCGTDVILGTRHAKKPIHLKTPVTIAGMSFGSLSGPAKESLGRGATAAGTSTTTGDGGMTPEERGHSTTLVYQYLPSRYGMNPDDLRKADAIELVVGQGAKPGGGGMLLGQKITKRVAKMRCLPEGIDQRSSCRHPDWTGPDDLEIKIAEIREITDWEKPIYVKIGATRPYFDVALAVKAGADVVVLDGMQGGTAATQEVFIEHVGLPILSAIRPAVKALQDLGVYRNGKDSVQLIVSGGIRNGADVAKAIALGADAVAIGTAALIALGDNDPHLEEEYQKLGSTAGAYDDWHEGKDPAGITTQDPELMKRVDPVKAGHRLANYIAVMTMEAQVVARACGKSHLHNLEPEDLVALTIEASAMAQVPLAGTSWIPGVTKF
- a CDS encoding protein glxC, with the protein product METLKFDLDAKPLREVNQFLHGDASLLDGKSVVIENPNGAHNIAVGLKSDVHVTIKGHAGYYAAGMNQLAKVTIEGSAGSGVAENMMSGVVHVKGFASNAAAATANGGLLVIDGDAGLRTAIALKGADVVVGGSVGSFSAFMAQAGNLVILGDAGEGLGDSIYEAKIFVRGTVKSLGADCEEKTTSPEDRKILADLLAKSGHSDVNPDSFKQYGSARTLYHFHVDNAGAY
- a CDS encoding class II glutamine amidotransferase, yielding MCGIVGLLVRNPKMRDSIGELMLPMLIGMTERGPDSAGLAMFGPSVAANERKFSLYSGTADFNWTKLGHDFEKHLSIKAKVEPKVNHAVLTTTLEPETVKIWLKEHYPQLHLLSVGQLMDIYKDVGTPAQVAERYDFKNFKGTHLVGHTRMATESAITPAHAHPFTAGEDWCLVHNGSLSNANSLRRKLQYEGIEFETDNDTEAACRFLQWRMREGDDLETALNHGFEELDGFYTLLMGTSNQLALVRDPFGCKPAIIAEHDDYVAIASEFRSLAHLPDIKNAKVFEPSPKEMYVWKL
- a CDS encoding FAD-dependent oxidoreductase — translated: MTLRASKQTGEWINRNKKISFTFEGEVFTAFEGDTISSALWANGQKVLGRSFKYHRPRGVLSLANHDVNVLVTDGMDTNIRADVVEVKDGMVLTAVNTTGGVKKDKSSYIDSISPLLPVGFYYKAFHTPRRFFPFWEKVIRNAAGLGVVNFNYPRILKRKQHSHCDLLVIGAGPAGLAAAYEAAQAGLEVTIVDENRQAGGSLTYDRGGDSAGSKQLAELLGKVVDQPNIKLLTGTYAAGYYPDHLIPIVSESGINKVRAKTVIVASGAFEQPPVFRYNDLPGVMLGSAAQRLIYRYGVKPFNNGLVVTANDYGYRVALDLLEAGTKVVAVVDLRKGANTSAAAIAVSKRGIKIYAGYCVYEALAASGKTGVRGAVLCEYDDVANVALTNNKATVECDGIAMSAGWAPAAALLYQSGTAMQFDYDIQQFVPNRLPDGIFAAGKVNGVFDLAQRIKDGARAASEALRYLGLEAAPVKVEKHAALADSASPSHPYPMVPHEKGKNFVDFDEDIQIKDFVNAAKEGFDNIELMKRFTTVGMGPSQGKHSNMNAIRILARIRDLPVEKIGTTTSRPFYHPTPIGHLGGRGFHSHRLTSLHDWHQANGAVFTDIGAWKRAAYYPAKGQSKEDAIQVEAMAVRKAAGIIDGSSFGKIEVHGPDAAEFLERFFTGSYKTQKVGRCRYVMLLDDAGVVADDGIASRLADDLFYVSIGTSNAAAVYREMQRSQQMWQLDIGLVNVTGAYGAINIAGPAAREILSSLTDLDLSYEAFPISSVRESQVAGVEARLIRVAFVSDLGYEMHVPMAHVPQVWNALLAAGQNHGLRPFGSDTQRLLRLEMGHPMPGVDTDGLTNPFEIGAEWAIEMSKPYFIGQRSLEILTKRPLRKKLVPFALAENYQGEMPMDCNLVVNGRDILGRVTSISYSKYIDRCIGFAYVSPDRTSAGSTFEIRTDSGTLVKATVVEAPFLQNNIQSKKGS